In Hypanus sabinus isolate sHypSab1 chromosome 10, sHypSab1.hap1, whole genome shotgun sequence, the genomic stretch CCTAGGGCACGTGGTGAGTGCCAAAGGAGTGGTGATGGACCCTGAGTAGATGGCAGTGGTCAGAatggcccactcccacaatgTCGCCGAGCTTGGCAGCAGGCATCATACCACCACTGATTTAATAAGGAGTTCACCACCATCCCTTCACTGAGAAAGGGAGGCCCtttgcctggactgacacctgcactgccattttcaACAGCTCAGGCCCCGGTGCTGGCATAACCTGATCCACACATCGCTTCATTGTTGACACAGGTGCTAGCAACAGGGGCTCGTTGCAGTGCTGTCACAGGAGGGGGAGTAGGGAGACCTCATTGTGCCATACTTTGGCCACACCCTGAACCGTCCTGAATGGAACTATTGTGTCACATACCAGGAGCCAATGTAGCAGCACCTCGTGGGGGCACCAGTGGAGCCTGTGGAGGTGGACATCCTGGGCCCCTTCCCCTGCACTGACACCAGGAGCCGCTACAACTTTGTGGCCGTGGATTACTTCACAAAGTGGCCAAAGGCATACGTGGTCCCAGACCAGAGCACTACCGCCACCACTGAGAGGCTTGTGGAGGAGTTCTTCCTGCGTTTTGGCGCCCCTGAGGAATTCCACAGCAACCAAGGGTGCATCTTTGAGGCACAGGTATTTGGTGAAGTCTACAGGTGGTCGGGAATCACCAAATTATGGACCACACCCCTTAATCTGCAAAGTAATGGGCTGGTGGAACATTTTAACTGTTTTATTGGCCTTGCTGCtccagtgaggataggaatagaatgaggtggcagataaatgtatagctgaagaactggagcaggggcagggataaACCTCCTGTGCTCATTGATGTGGGTTTCTACCATGAATCCCGTCTGACTGATAtatgctgctctgcattcacagggaattctGTAAACGCCAGCTAACCTAAGTCCCAGGTAATGTTTGACCCACACAATCTGTTACTTGAGCTTTCTTATGGTTTCTTGGATGATTTTAATCTGGTATTCCTTCGggatcctggcaatccttccagaaactgtggaaatatagggaagacaggtggTGGCAATAGGTTCCTCCTCGTTCTTAGGTGTCCTGGTTTTCTGTCAACCCTTTAAAAGGCCCGATTGAtatccttcaccttgtagccattccgTGAGAACATTGTGCATAATCATCCAGCCTATACCTAGCTGGAAGCCTGAAAAGAGTTTTTATTCATCGTATATGCCATGAAAGTTTTAGATCCTTTTTCACAATAGTTGTTGCTATAGTGGATGCTACCATTCCAGATTTAGTGCTAACTGTTTGCAGTTAGTATATGTTGAGTTTCCATTACTGTCTCCTCATATCAGTCTGATGTGAGCTTCATTATCATGTTTCCAACTCTTGACGGTCCTGGCATCTCTGTTTTGGTTGTGCTTATAAAGGGCTCATAGCATTAAACCAGCACTTATTATCCAGAAATTGATATTATATATGtcatgccctggttcatatttttattgttatgctgtatgtatttcatttagcagttctgtaagagcagcctgttctgttttcagcttgtttgggttattgttgaagataagggatgaggagaaatgtatgtcatccaattaggatgggAGAGctgaggggaggtttctctggtgtgGTGGGGAGTTTTTTGGTtcagcaggagatgaagagagaagacccTGGGGAGACCTGGTCATAGGATACAATCCAGTGGGAGACCTGTTTGCTCAAGATGGATTGCGAGTGACTTTCGGAAGATGATGTGCACTTTCACACTGACCGAGGGCCAagcgcgtgagtgacagagaagttcaagatgagctccaaatttttcacatttgactgtttaattaaaataggcccttttctttttgttttttctttatgaataattaaaggaattatatttatgaatcttaactaaagtgttagtaaatataattcctttaattgtacaCAGTGTAatatctgttatttcatggcactaatttgtaacagagtagcaaattacacagcatccacacagatCGGGGTTTGGTGTGGGAGAGCTGTCTCAGTCTCATGGGTTTGGCAGGACCGAAGACgttcttccctagacttatgcagccaaggaaactgGAGGGGTTTCATATATGACACATATCTACTATGTATCTACTGCAGTTTGAAAGATGTGTTGTTATATCCCCAATAATCTGTGAAAATAACCTCactatatttaaaaattatttagagCAAGTTATAGATAGCTATATAGTcaaagtttgctgaagacacttAAGGAGTGCCACTACAGTGTAAGACAGAAAAATCATGCAAGGTGGCATTGATTAATTGTATTGAGAAAATTGCAGTACATGATGTTCTATCTGGGAGAACATTGACATCATCCACTTTGGACATACTGTAAGAAACATAAATCAGTGTATGTTTAAGTAACAAGAAAGTATGAATTGTGCAACATAAGAAATTGAAGAATAGAGAAATTCCTGGGTAGACGAGAAGGAAGTTGATTCTCTTGCATTGAACTTTTTCCTGAGTTGTAGAACTTAGTTCTGTGTTCTCTCTAAAGAACATGGCTTGTACTGATATTAAAGTGAAGGAACCAGACAGACGTTCTTCAGGCCAAGCTTTTGAGATCATTTTGAGCCCTACAGCTGAAACAATTCCAGAGTTTCCTCTTTCTCCCAAGAAAGATCGATCACTTGAAGATCTTCAAAAAAAAATGGAAGCTGCAGAAAACAGACGGAAGTCACATGAAGCAGAGGTTCTGAAGCAGTTGGCTGAAAAACAGGAACATGTAAAGGAAGTGCTTCAGAGAGCAATTGAAGAAAGTAACAAATTCAGCAAAATGGTAGAAGAAAGACTGACTTCCAAGATGGAGCTCATTAAGGAAAACCGTGAGgcccagtgatgcaccatcaataactctccgagatgtgaggtgagatatcggcttttattgactggaagaaagaacaagcagtagttgaccaccatattacatcctggagactgagggcagggctcaatcgcctttataccagggtctgtgggaggagccactggagcagtcagcaggggggcgtgtccagacaggtatatgtagttcaccacattcacccccccacccccattgttttaaaagagagtccccatggggtgaagtttcttacaagtatatttacaggttaaatctatcaggtggtcgaatctgtcgctgtgatctacgtagcaccggctgtgattgcacaggtgccggtggtgattgcactggagacagTGGTTGtactggttccggcctaactggaggtgtcagcccactaggcgtcagtgatccctcgtgcgtgtgcgaggcacctggtatatgcgcgtgcgagatgcccggtataggagtgtcgtgaggagtctgtgtagggctcggtgtgcgtagtgtcacctcgggtacagggttcatagttactgtggagtgtttggggtagtggtctgctgctcctgcgggcgccaggtcgcggacggagaccgtgtcctcccgtgtaagaccacgtaagcatacggggggttcgcatgtagaaggtgaaccctctcaaccagcggggagtatttattgctcctcacatgtttccggagcagcactggccctggggacatcagccaagctggtagggtggtcccagtggcagacttcctgggaaaagagaataggtgcttgtgaggggtggcattggtggacgtacataacagggtggagtgcctcggggaggacctcctgccatcgagagaccggcaacccttttgacttaagggctaaaagtgtggccttccacactgtggcattctccctctccacctgtccatttccccagggattatagctcgtggtcctactagtagcaatgcccctagccagcaggtactggcttagctcgtcactcataaaggaggaccctctatcactgtggatatagcagggatatccaaacagagtgaagagctggcgcagggcttttatgacagacgtggcagtggtgtcggggcaggggatggcaaaggggaaccgcaagtactcatcgataatgttgagaaagtagacattgcggtcggtggagggaagggggcccttaaagtcaacactcagtcgctcaaaggggcaggtaaccttgataagttgtgccttttcaggacggtagaagtgcggtttgcaatcagtgcagacttggcagtccctggtcatcgtcctgatgtcctcaagggagtatggcaggttccgggctttcacgaaatggtaaaatcgggtgactcccgggtggcaaagatgtgcatggagggcatatagctggtcgagctgtgcactgGCACATGCTCCCCAGGATAggacatcagggggctcattgagccttccaggccagtacaggatatcatagttgtaggtggagagttctattctccaccgcgaaattttgtcatttttgattttgccccgctgttggtgaGGCaaacaactgagcgctggtcggtcagcaaggtgaaccttttgccggcgagatagtgcctccagtgcctaatagcttccactatggcctgggcttctttctccaccgcggagtgctgaatttcagggccttgaagggtacgagaaaagaatgctactggcctgcctgcctgattgagggtagcagccagcgcgaaatcagaggcatcactctctacttggaagggaatggtctcatccaccgcatgcatcattattttggcaatgtcccctttaatgcagctgaaggccgcgcgggcctcggcaaagaggggaaatgtggtagacttgaccagggggcgggccttgtctgcgtaatgggggacccattgggcgtaataggaaaagaaccctaggcactgtctgagggtggtgggaagagggagttctaacaggggccgcatacggttgggatcagggccaatgaccccgttctccacgacatacccaaggatagcgagtcgggtggttccaaacacacacttgtccctgttataagtaaggttcagggctttggccacttggaaaaattgttggaggttggcgttgtgatctgaccagtcatgaccacagatggtgatattgtCCAGATATGGAAatatggccttcagttggcactggtccaccatcaggtccatttccctctggaagacagagacaccatttgtgacactgaaggggacgcgcaggaagtgatagagcctgccgcccgcctcgaaggcggtgtaggggcggtcctctgggcggatgtggagctggtgataagcggatttcagatctattgtcaagtacaccctgtactgagctatctggttgaccacatccgcgatgcggggtaaggggtacgcatcaagctgcgtgaacctattgatggtccacgaccatcctatttttctgcccggtctgaacaacaaccacctgggccctccaagggcttgtgcttggctcaatgatcccctccctgagcagccgctgcacctccgactgaatgaaggccctgtcccccgcgctgtacctcctgcttttagttgccacaggtttacagtcgggggtcaggttggcgaacagcggtgggggagggatcttgagggtggagaggctgcaagtggtgtcagtagtgcaGCTGTCAGCATgctgctgggtgggatgtgtgggtcggtgtgtgtgtgtgtgcgtgcgtgcgtgtgtgtgtgtgtgtgtgtggtcagtagcggggtatatgacgaagtcctacaaaactgaggattcctgacagtgagcggtgggagggacccgtcatatgccatagtcacattttcgaggtggctctgggagtccagccccaatagcacaggcgtgcAGAGTTGAGGCGtgaccagtagtgcaaagttctgatattctgtgccctgcaccaccaatgtcactacacaacccacccggatgtttgtggaatacgacccagaagccatggtgaacCTTTGGCTTAccagccgtgtcacgagtccgcagtgttgcaccgtttccgggtcaataaaactctcagtgctgcccatgtcaaacaggcagctagtcctgtgcccctccaccaggatgtccatcattgaccttgcaagctggtgtggggcgctttagtcgagggttacggaggccagagttgaactgccgtcttggtgcccggtaagcaccggtgggtcggggggggggggcgcgatgTAGCACCGACAAAGGTGGACACCCCCATgtctcgcacgaggcgggcagacaagatggcggcccccatgcctcgcatgtgacgggcaggcaagatggcggcccccatgcctcgcacgcagcgctgctcgaccccgTTCGTGGTTTAGACCTACAGACCTtagcgaaatggcccttcttcccgcagctggagcaggttgcttctcgggccaggcagcgttttcgggggtgcttttcgagtccacagaagtaacactggcagcagctgtggttgggTTCAGGGAGTTCGTGGATTCACGACTGGCAACAGCATTGGTGAACTCGCTCATGGTAACCGGCGACGgcagggtctgaggtgtccacgggacCGGCGGGGGAtcacgcggctggacagcgtcagcgttgtgcagagcagcctccagtgtgtcggccatctcgatcgctgagcgtaaggtaagattggcattttccagcagccactggcgcacgtatactgacctgatccccgtaacgaaggcgtctcataCTAGCAGCTCCAAATGTTGTTCTGCCATCAGAgctttgcagtcgcaagttcgcacgagtgtctgtagggctcggagaaacatGGCGCTCGACTCATCAGCCCGCTGTCACCACGTCGCTAAGCAAtatcttgcatagacggtgttcaccggccgcaggtactgtcttttaagagcgtccagtgccccttggtaggttggtaggtccctgataagggagaatgcTTTCGGACTTACTCTAGATAATAATATTTTGTACTtcgtggcaggctcagtcactggaatctgttccaagtatgattggaagcatgcaagccagagttcaaaggcaagagctgcttcggaGACTTGCGGATCAAGGTCTAATTTTTCCAGATGTAAAATACTGTCCATGGtttaaacttccagtcaataaaattgatgcaccatcaataactctccgagacatgaggcaagatattggcttttattgactggaagaaagttgaccaccatactacatcctggagactgagaggccaggctcaggcctcaatagCCTTTATACCAGGATCTgtggggggagccacaggagcagtcagcaggggggcgtgtccagacaagtatatgtagttcaccacacccagttAGCTGCTAGGCTTGAGCACCTTCCTGAGAAGAACAAGCACCTTGAGGAAGTGAGAAAGATCAAAAGAGAGCAAGGAAACTGAAGTAATTGTTTAACAATGTCTGCTCTAGTAATTGAATGCACTTGAATAGTTTTTAAAGAGCACTTGCATGCAAAGTATTGAGTGCAACTCTTTTACAATACTATTAAAATTGGTGGCCAAGAATAAGAGCATACCTAGTTTTTGAATTGGGAGGTGGGTGGTTTCAGGGAGGGACAGGGAAGAACAGATGGGGGAAAATCTGGGATACTATTCACTCTAAGTATTGTCTGCCTAAGGCATCTTTTCTACTTTTGCATTGCCTATGCTACACAGAAATAATGTCGTTTTCAACTATTTTGCTCAGGATATCTGTCATGCTAAATGTTATATTTTTAGTCTTGGTGTGTACTTGTCCTAACATGCCTAAATGCAATCTCTGAATAAAAGTGAATAATTCCTGCCTAAAAAAAAGAAATCGAAGAATAAATAAGATAAATAAGACAAACAATCTTACCAGATCTGAGTCACAAGATGctaaatataaattatatattCAAACAGTTTTGCTGAAAGTATTTTCTGAAACAAATTGATAATAATAAATTGGCCTcgatagatcaaagtattgagttgagatgttatgttgaagttgtataagacgttggtgaggcctaatttgtgggcagttttggtcaactgcctactgaaaagatgtaaataagattgaaagagcagagagaaaatttacaaggatgttgctaggactggaggacctgagttataaggaaagattaaacaggttaaataggttagaactttattccatataacgtagaagattgaggagagatttgatagaaatatacaaaattatgaggggtatagatagagtaaatgcaagcagactttttccactgagtttgggtgagactacaactagaagtcatgagttaagggtgaaaggtgaaatgtttaaggggaacttcctcagtcagagggtcgtgagagtgtggaatgagctgccagcacaagtggtgcatgcaagctcaatttcaattttaagagacatttgggcaggtatgtggatgggaggggtatggagggctatggtccaggtgcaggttgatgggactaggcagtttaaatggtttggctcaccttagatgggccaaagagcctgcttctgtgctgtagtgttctatgactcttctAATAGATAATATAGTAGTAGTAGAAATATATCCCATGTGAAATTTCTATTCTGTTATACTGCTCTTAAAAATCTTATTActgaaatatatatatgtattgaCTAAAAATTTACTATCTGTAATCTCCAGATATCGGCGTAGAACACATATAACCCCAAAATCTTACCTTGCCTTCATAAATAGCTACAAATCTGTTTACAAAGAAAAACATGCAAACATTGATGAGCTAGCAGAACATATGAAAATGGGTGAGTCCATGATCAAATTTTTGAAATTTTTGAACCCATGTCAGGAATGAATTAGGAAATAACTATACATGGTGTGATAATAATGTGACTCCAAGTCTGAGGAGGAGCTGCAGGAGGTGCAGGTAATGAAAGGAAATCTTATAAATGTTCACAGATTATAATTAGAGGCAGTAGTTATACAACAGTTAGTAGAAATTTCTGAGATTTTTTTTAACATCTCCACTTAAGTTGTTAATACTTTTCAGCCCTTGTACTGCTCATGCCAAGGGTAAGAGCCTTCTGCCCCAGGATAAGAGAATTGAGATTGAAATCAGAATATTTCCAGTGAAGTTTCAGAAGACTTTGATGCTCATTCCTTTATCCATTTGTTTTCCAGTATGTGGAGTATATGCAGTATCTGGCTTTCTGCAGCTATAATCCCTTTTCTCACTCTTTTAACAGGCAATCTGTCTGAATAGTGGACTGGATACAATATTCCATTTCCCCCATATTTCACCTAAATATCCCTTCTAGTTCAAACACAGTCAATCCAATCCTCAAACGGCTAATTCATAGCCCACTGTAATAGAATTTCAAAGATTATAGCcttctcgggattgctgcctgtgccacattacggtgaggataggaatagaatgatgtggcaaataaatgcatggctgaagaattggaacgggggcagggattcagatttctggataattgagaCCTCTAGtgaggcaggtgggacctgtacaaaagggataggttgtgcttgaatccaagggggaccaatattcttgcagatttgctagagctgaTGGGAATGGTtcaaactaatatggcagggggatgggaactaggatgatagagctgaggatatgccagcaggtttacaagtagatgacaggtgtaacatgaatgtaaggaagggcaAACCAAtcattgggtacaaatgcaggtggagcaaagagttaaattttacaacagaggcaaaattcaaaaaggtGAAGAAAACAGGACTGAAGGTCCTATATTTAAATAcgtgtagcattcagaataaggtggatgaactcgtggcacaattagagattggtcagtatgacattgtgggcatcactgagtcatggctaaaagaagaccatagttgggagcttaacatcaaaagatatactttgtattgaaaagacaggcaggagaagtggtgtggctctattggttAGATATGGAATTACGTCTTTAGAAAGAGGTAGCATAGGGTCagtgaatgttgaatctttgtgggtggagttaagaaattgcaagggtaaaaaaaacgtTATGGGAGTCATATATAGGCCAAATAGTAGCAAAGATGTGGGAATAAGATtgaaaagggagctggaaaaggcatgtaataaggagtAGTGACACGATTGTAATTGGGGACTTAAATatgcaaagggattgggaaaatcaggttggtgtcagattgcaagaaagtaaatttgttgaatgcctacgagatggctttttagagcagcttgtgcttgagcctacttggggaaaggcaattcttgggtgttgtgtaataaccaagATCTTATTAGgtagcttaatgtaaaggaacacttaggaagcagtgatcataatgtgattgaattcatactgcaatggGACAggagagaagcataagtcacacatatcagtatcacaatggaataaagggataagagaggagcttgcccaggtggattggaggaggataatgAAGGTGATGAAGGCAGAGTGgagatggctgaaatttctggaaataGTACACAAGGCACAAAATAGGTACATTCCACAGAGGaataagttctcaaatggcaggggtaggcaaccatgactgacaaatgaagttaaggactgcataaaagctaaGGAAATGGGATATGTGGTCACAAAAGTGAGTGTGAAGTTAGATAAattagaagcttttaaaatcctacaaaggacaactaaaaaagctatgaaaagataaaatatgagggtAGACTAACCAATAATagaaagcaggatactaaaagttttttcagatatataaagagtaaaagcgaGGCGAGAGTTGATGTtgaactactggaaaatgatgctggtgaggtagcagTGGGGGACAAAAAAATGGCAGTTGAACTTAATGAtactttgcatcggtcttcactgtgatagacactagtagtgtgtcagaggttcatgagagtcagggagaaggagtgagtgccatagttattacaaaggaaaaagtgctaggcaaa encodes the following:
- the LOC132400329 gene encoding stathmin-like produces the protein MACTDIKVKEPDRRSSGQAFEIILSPTAETIPEFPLSPKKDRSLEDLQKKMEAAENRRKSHEAEVLKQLAEKQEHVKEVLQRAIEESNKFSKMVEERLTSKMELIKENREAQLAARLEHLPEKNKHLEEVRKIKREQGN